One Micromonospora sp. FIMYZ51 genomic window carries:
- the galT gene encoding galactose-1-phosphate uridylyltransferase, protein MKRTEIRLADGRELIYFDERDDAVRDQPDRRELPPPPPPSQLRHDPLTDEWVAFAVHRQTRTFLPPADQCPLCPSTAQRLSEIPAPDYAVAVFENRFPALGGRVVEEPAEITPFTPVRPGRGRCEVVCFTDDHHSSFAALPPSRVRTVLDALADRTVALGELDEVEQVFCFENRGVEIGVTLHHPHGQIYAYPFLPPRTRSLLAAARRYAERTGGRNLYADVFAAERAAGERVVAANEHWTAYVPAAARWPFEVQIAPHRPVPDIPALTDAERDAFGPLYLDLLRRFDGLFGVPMPYIAAWHQAPVGVDRELGHLHLQLFSIRRAADKLKYLAGSESAMGVFINDVAPERAAELLRAA, encoded by the coding sequence ATGAAGCGTACCGAGATCAGGCTGGCCGACGGCCGGGAGCTGATCTACTTCGACGAGCGCGACGACGCCGTCCGGGATCAGCCGGACCGTCGTGAGCTGCCCCCTCCCCCACCCCCCTCGCAGCTTCGGCACGATCCGCTCACCGACGAGTGGGTGGCGTTCGCCGTGCACCGGCAGACGCGGACCTTCCTGCCGCCGGCCGACCAGTGCCCGCTCTGCCCCTCGACGGCGCAGCGGCTCAGCGAGATTCCAGCCCCGGACTACGCCGTCGCGGTCTTCGAGAACCGGTTTCCGGCCCTGGGTGGTCGGGTGGTCGAGGAGCCGGCGGAGATCACCCCGTTCACTCCGGTCCGGCCGGGCCGGGGACGCTGCGAGGTGGTCTGCTTCACCGACGACCACCACTCCTCCTTCGCGGCTCTGCCGCCGAGCCGGGTCCGCACCGTGCTCGACGCGCTCGCCGACCGGACCGTGGCACTCGGCGAACTGGACGAGGTCGAGCAGGTCTTCTGCTTCGAGAATCGGGGCGTGGAGATCGGGGTGACCCTGCACCACCCGCACGGGCAGATCTACGCGTACCCGTTCCTGCCGCCGCGTACCCGGTCGCTGCTGGCCGCGGCCCGCCGGTACGCCGAGCGCACCGGTGGGCGCAACCTCTACGCCGACGTGTTCGCCGCCGAACGGGCGGCTGGCGAGCGGGTGGTGGCGGCGAACGAGCACTGGACGGCGTACGTGCCGGCGGCGGCCCGCTGGCCGTTCGAGGTGCAGATCGCGCCGCACCGGCCGGTGCCGGACATCCCCGCGCTCACCGACGCCGAGCGGGACGCCTTCGGCCCGCTCTACCTGGACCTGCTGCGCCGTTTCGACGGGCTGTTCGGCGTGCCGATGCCGTACATCGCCGCCTGGCATCAGGCGCCGGTAGGCGTCGACCGCGAACTGGGCCATCTGCACCTGCAACTGTTCAGCATCCGGCGGGCGGCGGACAAGCTGAAGTATCTGGCCGGCTCGGAGTCCGCGATGGGCGTCTTCATCAACGACGTCGCCCCGGAACGTGCCGCCGAGCTACTGCGCGCCGCCTGA
- a CDS encoding NADP-dependent isocitrate dehydrogenase gives MAKIKVNNPVVELDGDEMTRIIWKQIREQLILPYLDVDLHYYDLSIQHRDATDDQVTIDAANAIKEHGVGVKCATITPDEARVEEFGLKKMWRSPNGTIRNILGGVVFREPIIMSNVPRLVPGWTKPIIIGRHAHGDQYRATDFVVPGPGTVTITYTPADGSEPVEMEIAKFPGGGIAMGMYNYDDSIRDFARASFRYGLDRGYPVYMSTKNTILKAYDGRFKDIFAEVFENEFKAEFDAAGLTYEHRLIDDMVAAALKWEGGYVWACKNYDGDVQSDTVAQGFGSLGLMTSVLLSPDGRTVEAEAAHGTVTRHYRQWQKGEKTSTNPIASIYAWTRGLAHRGKLDGTPAVTEFATTLEQVIVDTVESGQMTKDLALLISRDAPWQTTDEFMNTLDENLARRLAA, from the coding sequence ATGGCGAAGATCAAGGTAAACAACCCGGTCGTGGAGCTCGACGGCGACGAGATGACCCGGATCATCTGGAAGCAGATCCGGGAGCAGCTGATCCTGCCCTACCTCGACGTCGACCTGCACTACTACGACCTGTCGATCCAGCACCGCGACGCCACCGACGACCAGGTGACCATCGACGCCGCAAACGCCATCAAGGAGCACGGCGTCGGCGTCAAGTGCGCCACCATCACCCCGGACGAGGCCCGGGTGGAGGAGTTCGGCCTGAAGAAGATGTGGCGGTCGCCGAACGGCACCATCCGCAACATCCTCGGCGGCGTCGTCTTCCGTGAGCCGATCATCATGTCGAACGTGCCGCGGCTCGTGCCGGGCTGGACCAAGCCGATCATCATCGGCCGGCACGCCCACGGCGACCAGTACCGGGCCACCGACTTCGTGGTGCCCGGACCGGGCACGGTGACCATCACCTACACCCCGGCCGACGGGTCGGAGCCGGTCGAGATGGAGATCGCCAAGTTCCCCGGCGGCGGCATCGCGATGGGCATGTACAACTACGACGACTCGATCCGGGACTTCGCCCGGGCGTCGTTCCGCTACGGCCTGGACCGTGGCTACCCGGTCTACATGTCGACCAAGAACACCATCCTCAAGGCGTACGACGGTCGGTTCAAGGACATCTTCGCCGAGGTGTTCGAGAACGAGTTCAAGGCGGAGTTCGACGCCGCCGGCCTCACCTACGAGCACCGGCTCATCGACGACATGGTCGCCGCCGCGCTCAAGTGGGAGGGCGGCTACGTCTGGGCGTGCAAGAACTACGACGGTGACGTGCAGTCCGACACCGTCGCGCAGGGCTTCGGCTCGCTCGGCCTGATGACCTCGGTGCTGCTCTCGCCCGACGGCCGCACCGTCGAGGCCGAGGCCGCGCACGGCACCGTCACCCGGCACTACCGGCAGTGGCAGAAGGGCGAGAAGACCTCGACCAACCCGATCGCCTCGATCTACGCCTGGACCCGGGGCCTGGCCCACCGGGGCAAGCTGGACGGCACCCCGGCGGTCACCGAGTTCGCCACCACGCTGGAGCAGGTAATCGTCGACACCGTCGAGAGCGGCCAGATGACCAAGGACCTGGCACTGCTGATCTCGCGGGACGCGCCGTGGCAGACCACCGACGAGTTCATGAACACGCTCGACGAGAACCTGGCGCGCCGCCTGGCCGCCTGA